The Nostoc cf. commune SO-36 genomic sequence TTGGCCTAACAACCCCGTTGTACTAAACAATCGCAAGCCGCGCATCTTTTGATGTAGTTTTTCACAAAAAACATGACATCAAAATCTAATGAACTGCTATATATAGCAGTTTGCAAGTAACTGAGGTACAAAATGCAGGAATTAAAATCAGACATAAACAGTTTTTAACTCCTGCCGACGTTCACGGACTCGCTCTAAGCAAACGCGAATAGCGTGTCGCAGACAAGCAAGCTATGCTGTTGGCGTTCGCGTAATGTCTCTGAGCTATTTGCTAAAGCTGTAAATTTGCTGCGTCTCCAAGCGATCGCTAATCGATGAAGGCAGTGTACCATCTGCGAATGTCTGCCGATCTAGTTGGACTTGTAAATTACTCAAAGGATCGCAACCAGAAGAAATCAGAAATTCTAGTTTCTGGATATATGGTAAAGTTGCGAGTTCATCCAGAATTTTAAAGATTGCTTGTATATAAGGATGACCACTTTGCTGATACCAATCACAGCTAGCAACTTTTGCCTGATCAAAACCCAAGTGTACTGTTAAAGATGGCTCGTCAAATATAGCGATCGCTAAGGGACGCGCTTCTTCTTGCAACAATAAATCATTACTTCTGGCTAAGTGTCGCAATTTTTCTAAGCGTTCATAACGTTCCGTCACAGCTTCCGGGTCATCTTGCCAATGGATTGCTACTGTCACCAGATAAGTCTGTAACAGCATGTGACCCAGCTTTTTCGCCTTTGTCGCTAAGTAATAAGAATTGTAGTCGGTTGCTTCAATTAACAATGGCACGCGATCAACTACTTCCAAGCCGTAACCTTTAACTCCAGCAATTTTCCGGGGATTATTGGTAATCAAACGTATCTTTTTGATGCCCAAATCCATCAGCATTTGTGCGCCCATCCCGTAGTCTCGCAAGTCAGCCGGAAATCCCAAACGCTCATTTGCTTCAACTGTATCCAGTCCCATATCCTGCAACGAGTAGGCTTTTAGCTTGTTAATCAAGCCGATGCCCCGCCCTTCTTGACGCAGGTATACAACTACACCTTGACCAGCAGCCTCTATCATCTTCAATGCAGCTTCTAACTGCATCCGACAATCGCAGCGCAAAGAACCCA encodes the following:
- the ribBA gene encoding bifunctional 3,4-dihydroxy-2-butanone-4-phosphate synthase/GTP cyclohydrolase II, producing MSQPNTTQAFKFDSIDAALADLKSGRVIVVVDDENRENEGDLICAAQFATPDTINFMAVEARGLICLAMTGDRLDELDLPLMVSNITDTNQTAFTVSIDAGPELGVTTGISAEDRARTIQVTLNPATKPTDLRRPGHIFPIRAKAGGVLKRAGHTEAAVDLARLAGLYPAGVICEIQNSDGSMARLQQLIEYAKRHNLKIISIADLISYRLQHDRLVYREVVTKLPSEFGQFEIYAYRHTLDNTEHVAIVKGDPDNFKDEPVMVRMHSECLTGDALGSLRCDCRMQLEAALKMIEAAGQGVVVYLRQEGRGIGLINKLKAYSLQDMGLDTVEANERLGFPADLRDYGMGAQMLMDLGIKKIRLITNNPRKIAGVKGYGLEVVDRVPLLIEATDYNSYYLATKAKKLGHMLLQTYLVTVAIHWQDDPEAVTERYERLEKLRHLARSNDLLLQEEARPLAIAIFDEPSLTVHLGFDQAKVASCDWYQQSGHPYIQAIFKILDELATLPYIQKLEFLISSGCDPLSNLQVQLDRQTFADGTLPSSISDRLETQQIYSFSK